One genomic region from Streptomyces venezuelae encodes:
- a CDS encoding DMT family transporter, whose product MGTIVRMGYGLLAGAIVAEILATTSMKYSDGFSKLWPSLVTGAGYLIAFALLAQALRTLQVGTAYAIWSGVGTAAVAAIGILFLGETLSLAKIAGIVLIVAGVAVLNLGGAH is encoded by the coding sequence ATGGGTACGATCGTACGCATGGGATACGGACTCCTGGCGGGCGCCATCGTGGCGGAGATTCTCGCCACCACCTCGATGAAGTACAGCGACGGCTTCTCCAAGCTGTGGCCCTCGCTCGTCACAGGCGCCGGCTACCTGATCGCCTTCGCTCTCCTCGCGCAGGCCCTCAGGACGCTCCAGGTCGGCACCGCGTACGCCATCTGGTCCGGCGTCGGCACCGCCGCCGTCGCCGCGATCGGCATCCTCTTCCTCGGCGAGACCCTCAGCCTCGCCAAGATCGCCGGGATCGTGCTGATCGTCGCCGGGGTGGCCGTCCTCAACCTCGGGGGCGCGCACTGA